Genomic DNA from Marinobacter sp. LV10MA510-1:
GGAAATGACCGTAGTCGTCGCTGCCAAAGGCGTCGGAATGTCCGTGTACGCGCACATGTAGATGACCGTTGTGACGCAAGTAGTGGCCGTGGCGGGTTAGCATGTCCATGTCTACGGCGCTAAGCTGGTGTTTGTTATAGCCGTAATGGAACTTCAGTTGATGGGGTTTGTGTGACTCGGCGCATGGATTTGGCTGAAAACCCTCAGCCAGGGTTGCGCGGGCCAGTAATTCCGGGTTATCCAAAACAAGAACGGTCATGTGGGGTTTCCTTGCATTCGGGGGCCTGCTGCTAATGTTGTTACGCCGCACGATTATTTTCAGGCCGTACTATATATCAGGGCCGAAC
This window encodes:
- a CDS encoding OmpA family protein, which codes for MTVLVLDNPELLARATLAEGFQPNPCAESHKPHQLKFHYGYNKHQLSAVDMDMLTRHGHYLRHNGHLHVRVHGHSDAFGSDDYGHFLSRMRASAVVRFLVEEGVEEQRLKAVGWGSERPLATRADHAANRRVELEYVQYSVSSALSG